In Allomuricauda ruestringensis DSM 13258, the following proteins share a genomic window:
- a CDS encoding Ig-like domain-containing protein translates to MKNLENFNRIILLGITIITFLSCSSDSSDPAPDPDTVAPTVDFTIAGISDSSNSQTVVVSSQIQINIDAEDKSGIAKVEAFINGEKVGEDTTAPYQITIDVSGFASKVASTAKFQDYVLKVVVTDSSGNSASKEQIINIDNEIPVISNLSISENQIIGGDFNEVTFEIEENQGLESVEIYINNQLYQELDTNSFSFNLQTSELTDGANTLKIVARDLADNIALFEVPFISDNTGPEISIENLSDDQIIDGTITIAPNLADEYSELFSLSIEIDEQALLAVENPENESYVFNSLQFPTGTGTFRIVAKDVLLNTTEVEIPITILRRLLEVNVPANYFDSNLEVIIFLSKLDGSLLDEAVVSQDEQQIVFRTALDLEPEEKTMLTFALNSPSPGNDFARFYSISDIDINILPIINLDYKPLLEHSYQYYEASGFTTDDRHAVRAASTKYQGNLVWDDPNKFQFYKMDCSTCPAYEMENYYFIIRETDTQPYQYTWIPAPIDANTILDKQNFTTAGIEQRFVQAYNLPSSNYQLHLEILGYLNEEEFIGDYYHLMDENSISYWEVGPNGIGYNYNDDFESYATKIKLRNYQPSTQGYQLTSFGAVIESFTIPDWTVDWVETNRVITINKSGSGDILGKIELGIDNHGDENFVPYDWNIIFNSAETSSVKLPELPETIKSWDFYSDFVEKPLFIQQVDIKKYEGISDYDDYLQKVIKDNKSPHLASPRIESVFNRNPLATSDSYDYFYWLFD, encoded by the coding sequence ATGAAAAATCTGGAAAATTTCAATCGAATCATATTGTTAGGTATTACAATAATAACGTTCCTTTCCTGTTCCTCAGATTCTTCGGACCCGGCTCCAGACCCCGATACCGTAGCACCCACCGTAGATTTCACAATAGCCGGCATATCAGATTCCTCAAACTCTCAAACCGTAGTGGTGAGTAGTCAAATCCAGATAAATATTGATGCAGAAGATAAAAGTGGCATCGCAAAAGTGGAGGCTTTTATTAATGGAGAAAAAGTTGGTGAGGATACAACTGCACCTTATCAAATAACTATTGATGTATCTGGTTTTGCTTCCAAAGTGGCTTCAACAGCAAAATTTCAGGATTACGTTCTAAAGGTTGTAGTAACCGATTCTTCCGGAAATAGTGCATCCAAAGAGCAAATAATCAACATTGATAATGAGATTCCTGTTATTTCAAATCTTTCTATTTCAGAAAATCAAATAATTGGAGGCGATTTTAACGAGGTAACTTTTGAAATCGAAGAAAACCAAGGTTTGGAATCTGTTGAAATCTATATCAACAACCAATTGTATCAAGAACTTGACACAAATAGTTTTAGTTTCAACCTACAAACATCAGAACTTACAGATGGAGCAAACACACTGAAGATTGTTGCAAGAGACCTTGCAGATAATATTGCTCTTTTTGAAGTTCCTTTTATTTCCGACAACACAGGTCCTGAAATATCCATTGAGAATTTATCCGACGACCAGATAATTGATGGTACAATTACCATAGCACCAAATCTTGCCGATGAATATTCCGAATTGTTTTCGCTTTCCATAGAAATTGATGAACAGGCACTTTTAGCAGTTGAAAATCCCGAAAATGAATCTTATGTCTTTAATTCCTTACAGTTTCCAACGGGTACAGGTACATTTAGAATTGTTGCCAAAGATGTTTTACTAAATACTACGGAGGTAGAAATCCCAATAACCATTTTAAGACGTCTGTTAGAAGTAAATGTTCCAGCCAACTATTTTGACAGCAATCTTGAAGTAATAATTTTTCTTTCTAAATTGGATGGCTCTCTATTGGATGAGGCCGTAGTTTCACAAGATGAGCAACAAATTGTATTTAGAACTGCTTTAGATTTGGAACCGGAGGAAAAAACGATGTTAACCTTCGCCTTGAACAGTCCTAGTCCCGGTAATGATTTCGCAAGATTTTATTCCATTTCTGATATTGACATCAATATACTTCCTATCATCAACCTAGACTATAAACCGTTATTGGAGCACAGCTATCAATATTATGAAGCCAGTGGTTTTACTACGGATGACAGACATGCAGTAAGGGCTGCAAGTACCAAATATCAAGGTAATTTGGTTTGGGATGATCCAAATAAATTCCAATTCTATAAAATGGATTGTTCTACTTGTCCGGCATATGAAATGGAAAATTACTACTTTATAATAAGAGAGACTGATACCCAACCATACCAATATACATGGATACCCGCTCCGATTGATGCTAATACCATTTTAGATAAACAAAACTTTACCACAGCAGGTATCGAACAAAGATTCGTACAGGCTTACAACCTCCCATCGAGTAATTACCAACTTCATTTGGAAATATTGGGTTATTTAAATGAAGAAGAGTTTATCGGGGATTATTATCATCTAATGGATGAAAATTCAATAAGCTATTGGGAAGTAGGCCCCAATGGCATTGGATATAATTACAATGATGACTTTGAATCTTACGCTACTAAAATCAAACTACGCAATTATCAACCCTCAACTCAAGGTTACCAACTTACAAGTTTTGGAGCAGTAATCGAGTCATTCACAATTCCTGACTGGACTGTTGATTGGGTTGAAACAAATAGGGTAATTACTATAAACAAATCTGGTTCAGGTGATATATTGGGAAAAATCGAACTTGGTATAGATAATCATGGAGATGAAAATTTTGTTCCGTACGATTGGAACATCATTTTCAACAGTGCTGAAACAAGTTCGGTTAAACTTCCAGAATTACCTGAGACCATAAAATCATGGGATTTTTATTCCGATTTTGTGGAAAAACCCCTCTTCATTCAACAAGTGGATATCAAAAAATATGAAGGAATTTCTGATTATGACGATTACTTACAAAAAGTGATAAAAGATAATAAATCTCCTCATTTGGCATCTCCTAGAATAGAAAGTGTATTCAATAGAAATCCATTGGCTACCAGCGATTCCTATGATTATTTTTATTGGCTATTTGATTAG
- a CDS encoding DUF6048 family protein produces MSKYFISIFIGLLPILVQAQSEPIDLQQKDTIEYKDQYGLRVGADISKLVLSFMDEDYTGLELVGDYRLTHKLYLAAELGNETKRQDESLNNTLLYDYETSGSYIKAGVDINTYENWYGMNNAITIGGRYAVASFNHTLNDYSLYETNQFFNKEFLPGENPNREFSGLSASWLEFVVGAKVELFANIFVGMSARLGFLITNTEDEAFPNLWIPGFNKVTEGSNFGVNYNYSISYFIPLYKKTKKKKEENEQ; encoded by the coding sequence ATGTCAAAATATTTCATTAGCATTTTTATTGGCCTGCTCCCAATTTTGGTGCAAGCACAAAGCGAACCTATCGACCTTCAACAAAAGGATACGATAGAATATAAAGATCAATACGGGCTTCGCGTGGGTGCAGACATTAGCAAATTGGTACTTTCCTTTATGGATGAAGATTACACCGGCCTGGAATTGGTGGGTGACTACCGACTTACCCATAAGCTGTATTTGGCTGCCGAATTGGGGAACGAAACCAAGAGACAGGACGAAAGTTTGAACAACACCCTTTTATACGATTACGAAACCTCGGGAAGTTATATTAAAGCAGGTGTAGATATAAATACCTACGAAAATTGGTATGGAATGAACAATGCCATTACCATTGGAGGTCGTTATGCGGTGGCAAGTTTTAACCACACCTTGAACGATTATAGCCTTTACGAAACAAACCAGTTCTTTAACAAAGAGTTTTTGCCCGGCGAAAACCCCAATCGTGAATTTAGCGGATTATCTGCCTCTTGGTTGGAATTTGTAGTAGGGGCAAAAGTGGAGCTGTTTGCCAATATTTTTGTGGGTATGAGTGCCCGATTGGGATTTTTGATCACCAATACAGAAGATGAAGCGTTTCCCAACCTTTGGATTCCCGGATTCAATAAAGTGACAGAGGGAAGCAATTTTGGAGTGAACTACAACTATTCCATCTCTTACTTTATCCCGCTTTACAAGAAAACAAAAAAGAAGAAAGAAGAAAACGAACAATAG
- the rocD gene encoding ornithine--oxo-acid transaminase gives MAVLEHLTSQQAIDLENKYGAHNYHPLPVVLSKGEGVYVWDVEGKKYYDFLSAYSAVNQGHCHPKIVGAMVEQAKTLTLTSRAFYNDMLGKYEKYATETFGFDKLLPMNTGAEAVETALKVCRRWAYQKKGIPENQAKVIVCENNFHGRTTTIISFSNDEVARKNYGPYTEGFVKIEYDNLTALENALKSNPHVAGFLVEPIQGEAGVYVPSEGYLKKAKALCEKYNVLFIADEVQTGIARTGKMLAVDHEDVKPDILILGKALSGGVYPVSGVLANDDIMEVITPGSHGSTFGGNPVAAAVSTAALEVIKEENLAENAQELGELFREELNKFIPSCDLVVKVRGKGLLNAIVINDTEESSTAWDICMALKENGLLAKPTHGNIIRFAPPLVMNREQLMDCVSIIIKTLQDFSK, from the coding sequence ATGGCTGTTTTAGAGCATTTAACATCGCAGCAAGCGATAGATTTGGAAAACAAGTACGGAGCACACAATTACCACCCACTTCCTGTGGTCTTGAGCAAGGGTGAAGGGGTTTATGTGTGGGATGTGGAAGGAAAAAAGTATTATGATTTTCTCTCGGCATATTCTGCCGTAAACCAAGGACATTGTCACCCCAAAATTGTTGGGGCCATGGTGGAGCAAGCAAAAACATTGACCTTGACTTCGCGGGCTTTTTATAATGATATGTTGGGGAAGTACGAAAAATACGCAACCGAAACCTTTGGTTTTGATAAGTTGTTGCCCATGAACACAGGGGCAGAGGCCGTTGAGACTGCTTTGAAGGTTTGTAGAAGGTGGGCATACCAGAAAAAAGGCATCCCAGAAAACCAAGCCAAGGTGATTGTTTGCGAAAACAATTTTCATGGCAGAACAACCACTATTATTTCTTTCTCCAATGATGAAGTGGCGAGAAAAAATTACGGGCCGTACACTGAAGGATTTGTGAAAATTGAGTACGATAACCTCACGGCTTTGGAAAATGCTTTGAAAAGTAATCCACATGTTGCCGGATTTTTGGTAGAACCCATTCAAGGTGAAGCCGGGGTTTATGTGCCATCCGAAGGATATTTGAAAAAAGCCAAGGCCCTTTGTGAAAAATACAATGTACTTTTTATTGCCGATGAAGTACAGACCGGTATCGCAAGAACAGGCAAAATGTTGGCGGTAGACCACGAAGATGTAAAACCGGATATTCTAATTTTGGGCAAAGCCCTTTCCGGGGGGGTGTACCCTGTTTCGGGTGTTTTGGCGAACGATGATATTATGGAAGTAATCACTCCGGGAAGCCATGGCAGTACTTTTGGTGGAAATCCTGTTGCCGCTGCGGTAAGTACGGCCGCTTTGGAGGTGATCAAAGAAGAGAATTTGGCAGAGAACGCCCAAGAATTGGGGGAATTGTTCCGGGAAGAGTTGAACAAGTTTATCCCTTCCTGCGATTTGGTGGTGAAAGTGCGTGGTAAAGGGCTGCTCAATGCCATTGTAATCAACGATACGGAAGAGAGCTCGACCGCTTGGGATATTTGTATGGCATTAAAGGAGAATGGATTGTTGGCGAAACCGACGCATGGCAACATTATCCGTTTTGCGCCACCTTTGGTAATGAACCGTGAGCAGTTGATGGATTGTGTTTCCATTATCATCAAAACACTACAGGATTTTTCTAAGTAG
- a CDS encoding VOC family protein produces MKTIPIDYIEFKSTDIEKTKAFYAQTFGWTFTDYGPNYTAFSESGVTGGFELTKEPVGNGALIVLYYDNLVEIREKVKSAGGTVTKEIFEFPGGRRFHFTDPSGNELAIWSEK; encoded by the coding sequence ATGAAAACCATTCCCATTGATTACATCGAGTTTAAATCAACTGACATTGAAAAGACCAAAGCATTTTATGCTCAAACCTTTGGATGGACCTTTACGGATTACGGCCCAAACTATACCGCATTTTCCGAAAGTGGGGTTACTGGTGGTTTTGAGTTGACCAAAGAACCTGTAGGCAATGGAGCCCTTATTGTTTTGTACTACGATAATCTCGTTGAAATAAGAGAGAAAGTGAAATCTGCAGGTGGTACGGTTACCAAAGAAATTTTTGAATTCCCAGGAGGGAGAAGATTTCATTTTACAGACCCATCCGGCAACGAACTAGCCATTTGGTCCGAAAAATAA
- the rlmD gene encoding 23S rRNA (uracil(1939)-C(5))-methyltransferase RlmD, whose amino-acid sequence MRKNKRRKTFENVEVVDAGAKGKSVGKAPDGRVIFLTNAVPGDVVDVMTTKKRKAYFEGVATNFHTLSNKRTEPVCEHFGVCGGCKWQHMGYEHQLYFKQKEVENNLKRIGNLDLPEITPILGSKAQYFYRNKMEFSFSDSRWLTQEEINSDIEIEDRNALGFHIPGMWDKILDIKKCHLQQDPSNAIRLEVKNFANKNGLTFFNPRRQEGLLRTLMIRTSSTGEIMVLIQFFEDNREHRELLLNHIKEKFPEITALLYVINSKGNDTIYDQEVICFAGRDHIFEEMEGLQFKINAKSFYQTNSEQAYALYKVARNFANLTGNELVYDLYTGTGTIAQFISKNAKKVVGVESVPEAIEDAKSNALHNNISNAEFFVGDMKNVFNDSFISEHGQPDVIITDPPRDGMHKQVVGQLLQVAPPKIVYVSCNSATQARDLALMKEKYEVTKVQPVDMFPQTHHVENVVLLEKRV is encoded by the coding sequence ATGCGTAAAAACAAAAGGAGAAAAACGTTTGAAAACGTAGAGGTAGTCGATGCCGGTGCAAAGGGAAAATCTGTGGGCAAGGCCCCGGACGGACGTGTAATTTTCCTTACCAATGCCGTTCCCGGAGATGTAGTGGATGTAATGACCACCAAAAAACGAAAAGCATATTTTGAGGGGGTTGCCACCAATTTCCACACCCTTTCCAATAAAAGAACCGAACCCGTTTGTGAGCATTTTGGTGTATGTGGTGGTTGCAAATGGCAGCACATGGGTTATGAGCATCAGCTCTATTTTAAGCAAAAAGAAGTCGAGAACAACCTTAAGCGTATTGGTAATCTCGATCTTCCGGAAATAACCCCCATTCTAGGTTCCAAAGCGCAATACTTTTATAGGAACAAGATGGAGTTCTCTTTTTCTGATAGCCGCTGGTTGACCCAGGAGGAAATCAACTCCGACATTGAAATTGAAGATAGGAATGCTTTGGGATTCCATATTCCTGGTATGTGGGACAAGATTTTGGATATAAAAAAGTGCCATTTACAGCAAGACCCTTCCAATGCCATACGGTTAGAGGTGAAAAATTTTGCCAATAAAAATGGCCTCACCTTTTTCAACCCCAGAAGACAGGAAGGACTTTTAAGAACGCTGATGATCCGAACATCATCCACAGGGGAAATTATGGTGCTTATCCAATTTTTTGAAGATAATAGGGAACACCGCGAATTATTGCTGAATCATATTAAGGAGAAATTCCCTGAAATAACAGCCTTGCTCTACGTCATCAATTCCAAAGGAAACGACACCATTTATGATCAAGAGGTAATCTGTTTTGCAGGCCGGGACCATATTTTTGAGGAGATGGAAGGGCTTCAGTTCAAGATCAATGCAAAATCATTTTATCAGACCAATTCGGAACAAGCGTATGCGCTTTATAAAGTAGCAAGGAATTTTGCAAATCTTACGGGCAACGAATTGGTGTACGATTTGTATACCGGAACGGGAACCATAGCGCAGTTTATCTCCAAAAATGCCAAAAAAGTGGTCGGCGTGGAGTCCGTTCCCGAAGCTATTGAAGATGCCAAGTCCAATGCGCTTCACAACAACATTTCTAACGCTGAATTTTTTGTTGGCGATATGAAAAATGTGTTCAACGATAGCTTTATTTCAGAACACGGTCAGCCCGACGTGATCATAACCGATCCTCCACGAGACGGCATGCACAAACAAGTGGTCGGGCAGCTTTTACAAGTGGCACCGCCCAAAATTGTTTACGTAAGCTGCAACAGCGCAACCCAGGCAAGGGATTTGGCTCTTATGAAAGAAAAATACGAAGTCACCAAGGTTCAACCAGTAGATATGTTTCCACAGACACACCACGTTGAAAATGTTGTACTTTTGGAAAAACGGGTGTAG
- the trhA gene encoding PAQR family membrane homeostasis protein TrhA, giving the protein MSIQPNPVLLEEKLNAYSHALGIVLAGIGGLLLFKNDLESIPFMKGSIIAYTSSLLLLFTASTIYHAVQNPKLKKRLRILDHISIYYLIAGTYTPVCLSVLLPSKGWLLFYLVWGIALFGTILKIFFTGRFEAFSLVLYGVMGWLIVIDLPYLVEYMSSSGLLYLAAGGAFYTIGIVFYAVKKIPYNHLIWHFFVLGGAISHWLLVLEILN; this is encoded by the coding sequence TTGAGTATCCAACCCAATCCCGTTTTACTCGAAGAAAAATTAAACGCCTATTCCCATGCTTTGGGCATTGTATTGGCAGGTATAGGAGGACTGCTTCTTTTTAAGAATGATCTGGAAAGTATACCTTTTATGAAGGGCAGTATCATTGCCTATACCTCATCCTTACTTTTGTTGTTCACTGCATCTACAATCTATCATGCAGTACAAAACCCAAAATTGAAAAAAAGACTTAGGATTTTGGATCATATCAGCATCTATTACTTGATTGCTGGTACATATACACCGGTTTGTTTATCAGTGCTTTTGCCATCAAAGGGATGGTTGTTGTTTTATTTGGTATGGGGCATAGCCCTGTTCGGAACAATTCTTAAAATATTTTTTACGGGTAGGTTTGAAGCATTCTCTTTGGTACTTTATGGAGTAATGGGATGGCTTATTGTAATCGACCTACCTTACTTAGTTGAATATATGTCTTCATCTGGGTTGTTGTACCTTGCTGCAGGTGGCGCTTTCTATACCATTGGGATAGTTTTCTATGCAGTAAAAAAAATACCATACAATCATTTGATATGGCATTTTTTTGTGCTGGGTGGAGCAATAAGTCATTGGCTTTTGGTCCTTGAAATCTTGAATTAA
- a CDS encoding PAS domain-containing protein has translation MKRLLPRLYKLSKVKVMREENSTYISPLLSFDLYLEAYHHLIKNLKKEADIEQLKFILKGNIGPNIQEMLRQEVYEALVLTSFDQHIIWVNNGFTEMTGYAKNYALGKKPTFLQGEQTSKSTIRDIGEQLHCKHGYTGSIVNYRKSGESYVCQIKILPLYDSKKELTHFIALEKELLTA, from the coding sequence ATGAAGAGGCTTTTACCAAGGCTGTACAAACTATCAAAAGTTAAGGTTATGAGGGAAGAGAATAGCACATATATTTCACCTTTGCTCAGTTTTGATTTGTATTTAGAAGCTTACCATCATCTCATCAAAAATCTAAAAAAGGAAGCTGACATAGAACAATTAAAATTCATCCTCAAAGGAAATATTGGACCTAATATTCAAGAGATGCTACGGCAAGAAGTTTATGAAGCCCTGGTTTTAACAAGCTTTGATCAACATATTATTTGGGTTAACAATGGGTTCACGGAGATGACCGGTTACGCCAAAAACTACGCCCTAGGAAAAAAACCTACATTTCTTCAGGGAGAGCAGACCTCAAAAAGCACGATCAGGGACATTGGCGAACAGCTACATTGCAAACATGGCTATACGGGGTCCATTGTAAATTATAGAAAGAGCGGGGAATCCTATGTATGCCAGATTAAAATACTGCCGCTTTATGATTCAAAAAAAGAGCTGACCCATTTTATTGCTCTGGAAAAAGAATTGTTGACTGCTTAA
- a CDS encoding DUF6452 family protein, with protein MKKIIPILLIASMLYYVSSCEKDDICVEGDTPLMVIGFFDIEDTTEVKRVSSIRIRNIDIDSILTNGSFSDRANSPDSLMVPLRSSATSTMYQIISGSRDDDETEQEIGNIDTLTISYDLGEAFISRACGFVVNYNNITVTVPESAENWIQDIKVVQPNVENTDNIHVKIFH; from the coding sequence ATGAAGAAAATAATCCCCATCCTACTTATTGCATCAATGCTATATTATGTTTCTTCCTGTGAAAAGGACGATATCTGCGTTGAGGGAGACACGCCCCTTATGGTCATCGGTTTTTTTGACATTGAAGATACTACAGAAGTCAAAAGGGTATCCTCCATCCGAATCCGAAATATAGATATTGATAGTATTTTGACCAATGGTTCTTTTAGCGACAGAGCAAATTCGCCAGATTCATTGATGGTTCCCTTAAGGAGCAGTGCAACAAGTACTATGTACCAGATTATTTCTGGTTCACGAGATGATGATGAAACGGAACAGGAAATTGGGAATATTGACACCTTAACCATTTCTTACGACCTTGGCGAAGCTTTCATCTCAAGGGCCTGTGGGTTTGTGGTCAATTATAACAACATCACCGTTACCGTACCGGAAAGTGCCGAGAATTGGATTCAAGATATTAAGGTTGTTCAACCTAACGTAGAAAACACCGATAACATCCATGTCAAAATATTTCATTAG
- a CDS encoding Ig-like domain-containing protein, with translation MKIPRPTLTALLSFFVLFSCSSDSEDPAPDPDTVAPTLNFTISGTSSGSAPIVVSDQMEININAQDANGITKVEVFIDNEKVGEDTSAPFKIIVDLSGYTAKSLTAKSQNYTLRVNATDTSENTSSKEQTITIESKTQLITINFPAQVENPELVDFYIFASRMSGEFLGIAKLESGQKTVSISTIEDIGEDEEYMLTFAQKFDAYNGETNQLATIQNIKISVLKEINIKNYPIFSSNFFERESPEKFLIEGFWDENTAETIAIGAQGFDYGISGNNCSCNYTGQNNTISIARYNEHGNGFATDKIYFNLVNTNQNTAQYAFLDKSMFQEGFKLIPELFSTEGMSLESFEYLNLDTSNSKDPNLKIFVYEDGIDYLNNIFHTIYPYTFNSNIETEFNYWLDNNFTNYITELIYLNYKIDHTGQPYQNYNGNDWTLSHTFQDETFTVNKNTENQDFVGRIGISDSFSPKNGGQSTVLDGLNSTYRWHILFDSQNNSTVRLPVIPEALQEWMFIDKYNSQTFESSENSDQRQLEVIKYESLISYNDYLQKVIQDNEKWYMVSPEREAIFDNPSFWSDNYFYPNHFLFD, from the coding sequence ATGAAAATACCAAGACCGACCCTAACTGCCCTGTTATCTTTTTTTGTTTTGTTTTCCTGCTCTTCTGATTCCGAAGACCCGGCTCCAGATCCCGATACCGTAGCACCAACACTGAATTTTACCATTTCGGGAACCTCCAGTGGTTCCGCACCCATCGTTGTAAGCGACCAGATGGAAATTAACATCAACGCACAAGACGCGAACGGTATTACAAAAGTGGAAGTCTTTATCGATAATGAAAAAGTTGGTGAGGACACTAGCGCACCATTTAAAATAATAGTTGATTTATCAGGGTATACAGCTAAATCTTTGACTGCCAAATCCCAAAATTATACTCTGCGTGTAAATGCCACGGATACCTCAGAAAATACTTCCTCCAAAGAACAAACAATCACTATTGAATCAAAGACCCAACTGATAACCATTAATTTTCCGGCACAAGTCGAAAATCCAGAGTTAGTAGATTTTTACATATTTGCCTCGCGCATGTCTGGCGAATTTTTAGGTATTGCAAAATTGGAATCAGGTCAAAAAACAGTTTCCATAAGTACAATCGAAGATATTGGCGAGGACGAAGAGTATATGTTGACCTTTGCCCAGAAGTTTGATGCTTACAATGGGGAAACCAATCAATTGGCTACCATTCAAAACATCAAAATTTCCGTTTTAAAAGAAATCAACATTAAAAATTATCCGATTTTTTCCTCTAACTTTTTTGAACGTGAAAGTCCGGAGAAATTCCTCATTGAAGGTTTTTGGGATGAGAATACCGCCGAAACCATAGCCATAGGTGCTCAAGGGTTTGATTATGGTATCAGTGGAAACAATTGCAGCTGCAATTATACAGGTCAAAACAACACTATTTCAATCGCACGGTACAATGAACATGGCAACGGATTCGCCACAGATAAAATCTATTTCAATTTGGTCAATACCAATCAAAACACAGCACAATATGCATTTTTAGACAAAAGCATGTTCCAAGAGGGGTTTAAACTAATTCCCGAACTGTTTTCTACTGAAGGTATGTCATTGGAAAGCTTTGAATACCTCAATTTGGACACTTCAAATTCTAAAGATCCCAATCTTAAAATATTTGTTTACGAAGATGGTATTGATTATTTGAACAATATCTTTCACACAATATACCCGTATACATTTAATTCAAATATTGAAACGGAATTCAATTATTGGTTGGACAATAATTTTACTAACTATATCACTGAACTGATTTACCTCAATTACAAAATAGATCACACTGGACAACCATATCAAAACTACAATGGAAACGATTGGACATTGAGCCATACTTTTCAAGATGAAACTTTTACCGTAAATAAAAATACGGAAAATCAGGATTTTGTTGGCAGGATTGGTATATCAGATTCCTTTTCTCCAAAAAATGGAGGCCAATCAACCGTATTGGATGGACTCAACTCAACCTATAGATGGCATATTTTATTTGATAGCCAGAACAATTCAACGGTACGGTTACCTGTAATACCCGAAGCCCTACAAGAATGGATGTTTATTGACAAATACAATAGTCAAACTTTTGAAAGTTCAGAAAATAGTGACCAGCGACAGCTGGAAGTTATCAAATATGAAAGCCTTATTTCCTATAATGACTATTTACAAAAAGTAATACAAGACAACGAAAAATGGTATATGGTTTCTCCCGAAAGGGAAGCCATATTTGATAACCCAAGCTTTTGGAGCGATAACTACTTTTATCCCAACCACTTTTTGTTCGACTAG
- a CDS encoding THUMP domain-containing class I SAM-dependent RNA methyltransferase, with translation MAGNFKMMAKTLYGFEPILAKELRNLGAGHVEEGVRNVTFEGDTGFMYKANLCLRTALKVFKPIKTFRVFNEKDLYRHIYDLDWPEIFDVGKTFAIDSIANTEVFDNSMFVSLKTKDAIVDKFRAVVRERPNVKTQDPDIKINIHIYKNTCTVSLDSSGNSLHQRGYRILTNIAPINEVLAAGLLLKSGWDGQSDFFDPMCGSGTFLIEAAMIACNIPANINRESYAFMHWNDYDAELHSKIVDASLKKVREFHHKIIGYDKAPSAVRKAQENVDHANLSDYITVERKDFFRVDKPVEGKLHMLFNPPYGERLPIDMEIFYGKMGNTFKKIYPGTDIWLITSNLEALKHVGLKTSKKIKTFNGKLEARLVKYEIYEGSKKAKHQ, from the coding sequence ATGGCAGGAAATTTTAAGATGATGGCCAAAACCCTTTACGGATTCGAGCCTATTTTGGCGAAGGAGCTCCGTAATTTGGGAGCAGGCCACGTGGAAGAGGGAGTCCGTAATGTAACTTTTGAGGGAGACACTGGTTTTATGTACAAGGCAAATCTTTGCCTTAGAACGGCGTTAAAGGTGTTTAAACCCATAAAAACGTTTCGGGTTTTTAATGAAAAAGACCTTTACAGGCATATTTATGATCTGGATTGGCCCGAAATTTTTGATGTAGGGAAAACTTTTGCCATTGACAGTATTGCCAATACAGAAGTTTTTGATAACTCCATGTTCGTGTCCCTAAAGACCAAGGATGCCATCGTGGACAAGTTTAGGGCAGTGGTTCGAGAGCGTCCCAATGTGAAGACCCAAGATCCTGATATAAAAATCAACATACACATATATAAAAATACCTGTACAGTCTCATTGGATAGTTCTGGGAACTCCCTTCACCAAAGGGGATACCGTATCTTGACCAATATTGCACCCATCAACGAAGTATTGGCAGCAGGTCTGTTGCTTAAAAGTGGGTGGGATGGGCAATCGGATTTCTTTGACCCCATGTGCGGTAGCGGAACTTTTCTGATTGAAGCGGCTATGATAGCGTGTAATATTCCTGCCAACATCAACAGGGAGTCTTATGCATTTATGCATTGGAACGACTATGATGCCGAGCTTCACAGCAAAATTGTAGATGCCAGTTTAAAGAAGGTTCGGGAATTCCATCATAAGATCATAGGTTACGATAAGGCACCTTCGGCAGTAAGAAAGGCTCAAGAGAATGTGGACCATGCCAATCTATCTGACTACATCACGGTGGAGCGTAAGGACTTTTTTAGGGTAGATAAGCCTGTTGAAGGCAAACTGCACATGTTGTTTAATCCCCCTTATGGGGAACGCTTGCCCATAGATATGGAAATCTTTTATGGTAAAATGGGAAATACCTTTAAAAAGATTTATCCAGGCACGGATATCTGGTTGATTACTTCCAACTTGGAGGCGCTAAAGCACGTAGGCCTTAAAACTTCCAAAAAAATAAAGACATTCAATGGTAAATTGGAAGCGAGATTGGTAAAGTATGAAATTTACGAAGGAAGCAAAAAGGCAAAACATCAGTAA